One stretch of Lacrimispora sphenoides DNA includes these proteins:
- a CDS encoding SLC13 family permease, translating to MNEAKATLSAPEIKVKKVKSPFELKMQFFGLPAALIVFGLFYSTPVPVGLSYAGKMALGVFLTALILWVSESIPNYTVSLLVIVALPILGVWEEEKAMGVLGYEVIWLTFAAFIIASGMEKSGLAKRLALNLITRFGKSANSILLLLMATNFLIAFVVPSTTARAAMMFPIVLLVIEAFGTTMNDPKNNLGKLLALQGIQSNNLSTGAIVTATSAQIMAIGFIKDLTGQNISWTYWFIASAPVTILTLLASFFIGKLLFKIPASNAKINLSLLEEERKNLGKMSLVEKKALVIFGITIALWAIDTRQIHLFGFQLSLVMVAILSAALFFMPYLGILKWKEAKISWNLLIFACGAYAAGVALDETGVAAWGLNALFAHLGIENMSFTVIFAVIMLIASFSHFIFTSKTVRTIILIPTIIGIANATGINPVALALPAAFCISDTITLPPHSKVNLIYYNTGFFNVLEQMLYGTLVLLAKWGLMIIASLTWFRFIGLV from the coding sequence ATGAATGAAGCAAAAGCAACATTGTCAGCACCAGAAATCAAAGTAAAAAAAGTCAAAAGCCCTTTTGAACTGAAAATGCAATTCTTCGGGCTTCCGGCCGCACTGATCGTATTCGGCCTATTCTATTCCACCCCGGTCCCTGTAGGACTGTCCTATGCAGGAAAGATGGCTCTGGGGGTATTCTTAACTGCCCTTATTTTATGGGTCTCGGAAAGCATTCCTAATTACACGGTCTCCCTTCTTGTCATTGTGGCTCTTCCCATCCTTGGCGTCTGGGAAGAAGAAAAAGCCATGGGCGTGTTGGGCTATGAGGTTATCTGGCTGACCTTTGCAGCCTTTATCATCGCCTCAGGCATGGAAAAAAGCGGTCTTGCAAAACGTCTTGCCTTAAATCTCATAACCAGGTTCGGAAAAAGCGCAAACAGCATTCTGCTTCTTTTGATGGCAACCAACTTCCTGATTGCTTTTGTCGTACCCTCCACCACGGCCCGGGCGGCAATGATGTTCCCCATTGTCCTGCTGGTAATCGAAGCATTCGGAACTACTATGAATGACCCTAAGAATAACCTGGGAAAACTTCTGGCCTTACAGGGAATTCAGTCCAATAACCTGTCCACAGGAGCCATCGTAACCGCAACCAGCGCCCAGATCATGGCCATTGGCTTTATTAAGGATTTAACCGGGCAGAACATTTCATGGACCTACTGGTTCATTGCATCCGCCCCGGTCACCATCCTCACATTGCTGGCATCATTTTTCATAGGAAAACTGTTGTTTAAAATTCCTGCTTCAAATGCAAAGATTAACTTAAGCCTTCTGGAAGAGGAACGCAAAAATCTTGGTAAAATGAGTCTGGTAGAAAAGAAAGCATTGGTCATCTTTGGCATCACCATAGCCTTATGGGCCATTGATACCAGGCAGATACATTTATTCGGATTCCAGCTCAGCCTTGTAATGGTAGCTATTTTATCAGCGGCATTATTCTTCATGCCCTATCTCGGCATACTGAAATGGAAAGAGGCCAAAATTTCCTGGAATCTTCTGATTTTCGCCTGCGGGGCTTATGCCGCAGGAGTGGCTTTGGATGAAACCGGTGTGGCCGCATGGGGGCTTAACGCTCTGTTTGCCCATTTAGGTATTGAGAATATGAGCTTTACTGTAATATTTGCTGTCATCATGCTGATTGCCAGCTTCAGTCACTTTATCTTCACCTCCAAGACAGTGCGGACCATTATTCTTATTCCCACAATCATCGGCATCGCCAATGCAACCGGGATCAATCCTGTTGCCCTGGCCCTTCCGGCTGCATTTTGTATTTCCGATACCATTACTTTGCCGCCTCACAGCAAAGTCAATTTAATCTATTACAATACCGGCTTTTTCAATGTCCTTGAACAAATGCTTTACGGCACACTGGTGCTGCTTGCCAAATGGGGCTTAATGATCATCGCCTCCCTGACCTGGTTCCGATTCATTGGACTGGTATAA
- a CDS encoding LysR family transcriptional regulator: MNLETLETFIKVAGNHSFTQTASEMFCSQAAVSIRMKSLEKHFETILFERDNNRIGLTKEGKLLLPYVETVMETMRGAEKEIYASQNLKNREIRFACSGTPGTYIFPPIIHAFSAKYPSVTVVNHVEYTQNVFEDIEAKVFPLGFVSQPFPPQRESLLYEELMDDPLVFFASVENPLSRKDEVTLEDLVGETLMTTNHRSSIVKYLESVGSLNFPKRNIQAIGNIEAVKKCVVDNKGIGILSVLAIETERKYGVIKELKLKDPINLTRKIYALYHKDQPLSLPDEVFLDFVKNYI, translated from the coding sequence ATGAATCTGGAAACCTTGGAAACCTTTATAAAAGTTGCCGGGAACCATAGTTTTACCCAGACTGCTTCAGAGATGTTCTGCTCCCAGGCGGCAGTTTCCATACGCATGAAAAGCCTGGAAAAACATTTTGAGACTATATTATTTGAAAGGGATAATAACAGGATAGGATTGACAAAGGAAGGGAAGCTGCTTCTGCCTTATGTGGAAACGGTCATGGAAACCATGAGAGGGGCGGAAAAGGAGATATACGCCTCCCAGAATCTGAAAAACAGGGAAATACGCTTCGCATGTTCCGGTACGCCCGGAACTTATATCTTTCCGCCGATCATTCATGCCTTTTCCGCCAAATATCCGTCTGTGACCGTGGTAAACCACGTAGAGTACACTCAGAATGTTTTTGAAGATATTGAAGCCAAGGTTTTTCCTCTGGGTTTTGTGAGCCAGCCTTTCCCACCGCAAAGAGAGTCACTGCTGTATGAGGAGCTGATGGACGATCCACTGGTCTTTTTTGCATCCGTAGAAAATCCATTAAGCCGGAAAGATGAGGTTACGCTGGAAGATCTGGTAGGAGAAACCCTCATGACCACCAATCACCGCTCATCCATTGTGAAATACTTAGAGTCGGTTGGAAGCCTTAACTTCCCGAAGAGGAACATCCAGGCCATTGGAAACATCGAAGCGGTGAAAAAATGCGTGGTAGATAATAAGGGAATCGGCATATTATCGGTCCTTGCTATTGAGACAGAACGTAAATACGGAGTAATAAAAGAGTTAAAGCTTAAGGATCCCATAAATCTTACCAGAAAAATATATGCGCTGTATCATAAGGATCAGCCATTATCACTTCCTGATGAAGTGTTTCTGGATTTTGTGAAGAATTATATATGA
- a CDS encoding LysR family transcriptional regulator produces MNLRHLTIFKTVCEEGSITGAAKALSMTQPAISHAINELEESVGSSLFNRVSRRVVINENGKFYLSKVIPLLELYQDLENYSGSLHLQAPLRIGSCVTLARYLLPKVVSRFTLTNPDTQLKVTVNNSIEVTNKLLKNELDIGLIEGVIADEQLEKIPFSSYPMAVICAPGHPFAERLAQPVALDRLIEEPLLLREQGCTIRDTFDCALALNNLSAEPQWVSTNSDVILQAVKENIGIGIVPRILADESIKRGEVTEIEVKNLDISCMNHVVFHKDKFQTEAFQAFINLVLFE; encoded by the coding sequence ATGAACTTAAGACATCTTACTATCTTTAAAACGGTGTGTGAAGAAGGCAGCATCACCGGAGCGGCCAAAGCGCTGTCCATGACCCAGCCAGCCATCTCCCACGCCATCAACGAACTGGAAGAATCCGTCGGCTCTTCTCTGTTTAACCGTGTGTCCCGAAGAGTGGTCATCAATGAAAACGGAAAATTTTATTTGTCTAAGGTCATTCCTCTCCTGGAATTGTATCAGGATCTGGAAAACTACTCCGGCTCCCTGCATCTGCAGGCGCCTTTACGGATCGGCTCCTGTGTAACCCTTGCCAGATACTTACTTCCCAAAGTGGTATCCCGCTTTACCCTGACAAACCCAGATACCCAGCTAAAGGTCACCGTTAACAATTCTATTGAAGTCACAAATAAGCTTTTAAAAAATGAATTGGATATCGGCCTGATCGAGGGTGTCATAGCGGACGAACAGTTGGAGAAGATTCCTTTTTCTTCCTATCCTATGGCAGTTATCTGCGCTCCCGGCCATCCTTTTGCAGAACGCCTTGCACAGCCGGTGGCTCTGGACCGGCTTATTGAAGAGCCCCTGCTTTTGAGAGAACAGGGCTGTACCATCCGGGACACCTTTGACTGTGCCCTGGCATTAAACAATTTATCGGCCGAGCCGCAATGGGTAAGCACCAACTCGGATGTGATCCTGCAGGCGGTGAAAGAAAATATCGGAATCGGCATTGTTCCCAGGATTTTAGCCGACGAGTCTATAAAAAGAGGGGAAGTCACTGAAATAGAAGTGAAAAACTTGGATATCAGCTGTATGAATCATGTGGTGTTTCATAAAGACAAATTTCAGACAGAAGCATTCCAGGCATTTATCAACCTGGTGCTGTTCGAATAG
- a CDS encoding GNAT family N-acetyltransferase, protein MEYKPKEVLLKNGTPCLLKSPGPGDAAAILRLMSQTSEETRYMSRYADEINISLHHEQDFLSSLLKSQKDLMICAVVNGKIIANAGINPIALFDRYAHRATFGISICKPYWGLGIGSHLLGAIIRGAREMGYEQLELEVVSENERGLALYKKYGFEIYGTKEYCFKYRDGSYAAAHLMMVRL, encoded by the coding sequence ATGGAATACAAGCCAAAAGAAGTCCTGTTAAAAAACGGGACCCCATGCCTCTTAAAAAGTCCCGGCCCTGGTGACGCAGCCGCTATCTTAAGACTCATGAGCCAGACTTCAGAGGAAACCAGGTATATGTCCCGATACGCAGATGAGATCAACATCTCTCTCCACCACGAACAGGATTTTCTATCTTCCCTCCTTAAAAGCCAGAAGGATTTGATGATCTGCGCCGTAGTTAACGGGAAGATTATTGCAAATGCCGGAATCAACCCCATTGCATTATTTGATCGTTATGCCCACCGGGCCACCTTTGGCATCTCCATATGCAAGCCATACTGGGGGCTTGGGATCGGTTCCCATCTCCTTGGAGCCATCATAAGGGGAGCCCGGGAAATGGGCTATGAGCAGTTGGAGCTGGAAGTGGTAAGTGAAAATGAACGGGGTCTGGCTCTTTATAAAAAGTACGGTTTTGAGATTTACGGCACCAAGGAGTACTGCTTTAAATACCGGGATGGAAGTTATGCGGCCGCCCATCTGATGATGGTGAGGCTTTAA
- a CDS encoding NADP-dependent isocitrate dehydrogenase: protein MDKIKMTTPIVEMDGDEMTRILWQMIKDHLLLPYIDLNTEYYDLGLEYRDKTNDQVTIDSANATKKYKVAVKCATITPNADRVKEYSLKEMWKSPNGTIRAILDGTVFRAPIVVKGIEPCVMNWKKPITIARHAYGDVYKGSEMKIPGTGKVELVYTAEDGSETRELVHSFNGPGIVQGMHNLNDSIESFARSCFNYALDTRQDVWFATKDTISKKYDHTFKDIFQDIFEADYEDKFKEAGITYFYTLIDDAVARVMKSEGGYIWACKNYDGDVMSDMISSAFGSLAMMTSVLVSPDGDYEYEAAHGTVQRHYYKHLKGEETSTNSVATIFAWTGALRKRGELDGNAELAAFADKLEQATIDTIEAGEMTKDLALITTIPNPTALNSEEFIKAIAKRL from the coding sequence ATGGATAAGATTAAGATGACAACCCCTATCGTCGAAATGGATGGCGATGAAATGACCAGGATTCTCTGGCAGATGATCAAAGACCACCTTCTGCTGCCATATATTGATTTAAATACAGAATACTACGACCTGGGCCTGGAATACCGTGACAAGACAAACGACCAGGTGACCATTGACTCCGCCAATGCCACCAAAAAATATAAGGTCGCTGTCAAGTGTGCCACCATTACTCCCAACGCAGACCGTGTAAAGGAATATAGCCTAAAAGAGATGTGGAAAAGTCCCAACGGCACCATCCGGGCAATCTTAGACGGAACCGTGTTCCGCGCTCCCATTGTTGTAAAGGGAATCGAACCATGTGTGATGAACTGGAAAAAACCTATTACCATAGCAAGGCATGCTTACGGTGATGTTTATAAAGGATCTGAAATGAAGATCCCCGGAACCGGTAAAGTAGAACTTGTCTATACCGCAGAGGATGGAAGCGAAACACGGGAGCTGGTCCATTCCTTTAACGGTCCAGGAATCGTACAGGGAATGCATAACTTAAACGATTCCATTGAAAGCTTTGCAAGAAGCTGTTTTAATTACGCTCTTGACACCCGTCAGGATGTATGGTTTGCCACTAAGGATACCATTTCAAAGAAATACGACCATACCTTCAAGGATATTTTCCAGGACATCTTTGAGGCTGATTACGAGGACAAATTTAAAGAGGCAGGCATCACCTATTTCTACACCCTGATCGATGATGCAGTCGCCCGCGTCATGAAATCAGAAGGCGGCTACATCTGGGCCTGCAAAAACTATGACGGCGATGTAATGAGCGATATGATATCATCTGCTTTCGGATCTCTGGCCATGATGACCTCTGTCCTGGTATCTCCGGATGGGGATTATGAATACGAGGCCGCCCACGGAACCGTACAGCGCCATTACTACAAGCACTTAAAGGGGGAGGAAACCTCCACAAACTCCGTTGCCACCATCTTTGCATGGACCGGTGCACTGCGAAAACGGGGAGAACTGGATGGAAACGCAGAACTGGCCGCATTTGCAGATAAACTGGAACAGGCGACCATCGATACCATCGAAGCCGGTGAAATGACAAAAGATCTGGCACTCATTACTACCATACCTAATCCAACAGCTTTAAACAGTGAGGAATTTATAAAGGCCATTGCAAAACGGCTGTAA
- a CDS encoding metal-dependent transcriptional regulator, with protein MAQTDNFYTLKGYSLLEHTQITSSMEDYLEMICRIHRDGQPVRIKELAECLHVKPSSASKMVGNLRKQGLVCFEKYGTVSLTEDGLELGEYLLFRHEVLHRFFCYINQNSDELEQVEKVEHFIEPKTVYNIEKWLDKFT; from the coding sequence ATGGCCCAAACCGATAATTTCTATACCCTGAAGGGTTACTCCCTCTTGGAGCATACGCAAATCACTTCCTCCATGGAAGATTATCTGGAAATGATATGCAGGATCCATCGTGACGGCCAGCCTGTCCGCATCAAGGAGCTGGCGGAATGCCTGCATGTAAAGCCTTCTTCCGCATCAAAAATGGTGGGAAACTTAAGGAAACAGGGACTGGTATGCTTTGAGAAATACGGCACCGTATCCCTGACAGAGGACGGCTTAGAGCTGGGAGAATATTTATTATTCCGCCATGAAGTCCTCCACCGTTTTTTCTGCTACATCAATCAAAATTCTGATGAGTTAGAGCAGGTGGAAAAGGTGGAACATTTCATTGAGCCGAAAACTGTGTATAATATTGAAAAATGGCTGGATAAGTTTACATAG
- a CDS encoding penicillin-binding transpeptidase domain-containing protein, producing the protein MRNHKLWKKENLSGLQLLDRIPRLAILGALFGFLFLALILRLYRLQILEGAANQEEFMSSIMKTQRLAGSRGNIYDRNGNLLASNRLSYDITLEDSQNYRSNKERQRSLNGIAYQLIRLVQDENKLNTVLPISVDEQGNYGFTEEGWKLSRFKADFYGKSTIDELTEEQKNVTAEELMKKLCGKEKFLIEDTYTEEEQDQYGLPQNLTAKDILQIANIRYGLSLNSYRKYLPYLVASDVSEESMVAVLEMKRSLPGADIQEGSIRVYDGGESLSSILGYTGPISADELEAGNREGAVYTNQSTIGKGGIEKSMEDRLRGQDGMEQFYTDVVGNRKSDPEITRVPQTGNDIYLTIDKDLQNAVYQMLEQQIAGILLANMSESKRADMPKAADASQIRISSDEVYFALIKNHVIDTGRLQEADATDLEKAVYERFTNKKEQVFREFSDSFDVSDSGYDSLSSEVKGYYDYLLDVVKKKKILSDKSGDWDRKEKSFRQYLSDCIANGWIDLGQVESSEKYMTLENSRHLTEEMILDSLKKDSGFDLLIFQAMLTEGTLTGEDVEKLLYEQGILSKEDPDYALLTNEQLNAWQFIRKKIKNLEITPAQLALNPCSGSAVVVSPKDGQVLACVSYPGYDNNRLANQMDTEYYQRLAADLSLPLFNRATSQLTAPGSTFKPITVIAGLNEGAISTDTSIVCTGVFDKIEPPLRCWKRSGHGPILSSADALKNSCNVYLSEITYRLGTGEDGLFSEEKGLNKLREYAGLLDLDKKTGIEIGEAEPHVTDRFAIPSSIGQGTHNYTTTQIARYTSTLANHGNSYDLSLIYKVTDSDGNTIQSFTPVLQSNVSIPDYIWNDVAKGMNELVKTNATLKDLKVNAAGKTGTAEESKSRPNHGLFIGYAPFEDPQIAVTVRVANGYSSGNVVGVGKEIFNYYFHLEDPADILTGTASGVSNNLRTD; encoded by the coding sequence TTGCGCAATCATAAATTATGGAAAAAAGAGAATCTTTCCGGACTTCAATTACTGGACCGGATTCCAAGACTGGCAATCCTGGGTGCTTTATTCGGATTTCTGTTTCTGGCGCTTATTTTACGGTTATACCGTTTACAGATCCTGGAAGGGGCAGCAAATCAGGAGGAGTTTATGAGTTCCATTATGAAGACTCAGAGACTTGCCGGAAGCCGGGGAAACATCTATGACAGGAATGGGAATTTACTGGCTTCAAACCGGCTTTCCTATGATATAACCCTGGAGGATTCCCAGAATTACAGATCCAACAAAGAACGTCAGCGGTCCTTGAACGGAATTGCCTATCAGCTGATCCGCCTGGTTCAGGATGAGAACAAGCTGAATACAGTTTTGCCTATATCTGTGGACGAACAGGGAAACTATGGATTTACAGAAGAAGGGTGGAAGCTCAGCCGTTTCAAAGCCGATTTTTATGGAAAAAGCACGATAGATGAGCTGACGGAAGAACAAAAGAATGTAACAGCAGAAGAACTCATGAAAAAATTATGCGGCAAGGAAAAGTTCCTGATTGAGGATACTTACACAGAAGAAGAACAGGATCAATACGGACTGCCTCAAAACCTTACTGCAAAGGATATTTTGCAGATAGCAAACATCCGCTACGGCCTTTCCTTAAATTCATACCGCAAGTACCTTCCATATCTGGTCGCATCAGATGTGTCTGAGGAATCGATGGTGGCGGTGTTGGAAATGAAACGCAGCCTGCCGGGGGCGGATATCCAGGAAGGCAGCATCCGTGTTTACGACGGAGGAGAAAGCCTTTCTTCCATATTGGGGTATACCGGGCCGATTTCCGCCGATGAACTGGAAGCAGGGAATCGGGAAGGTGCCGTTTACACGAACCAGTCCACGATAGGAAAAGGCGGAATTGAGAAATCTATGGAAGACCGGCTTCGTGGCCAGGATGGCATGGAACAGTTTTATACGGACGTCGTGGGAAACCGGAAATCGGACCCGGAAATCACCAGGGTGCCCCAGACTGGAAACGATATTTACTTAACCATTGACAAGGATTTACAGAACGCGGTTTATCAGATGCTGGAACAGCAGATTGCCGGAATCCTCCTTGCCAACATGTCAGAGAGCAAAAGGGCGGACATGCCAAAAGCAGCCGATGCCTCCCAGATCCGGATTTCATCGGATGAAGTGTATTTTGCATTAATAAAGAATCATGTCATTGATACCGGACGGCTGCAGGAAGCGGATGCAACGGATCTTGAGAAGGCTGTCTATGAAAGGTTTACGAATAAGAAAGAGCAGGTTTTTAGGGAGTTTTCTGATTCCTTTGATGTTTCAGACTCCGGATATGACTCTTTAAGCAGTGAGGTGAAAGGTTATTATGATTATCTTCTGGATGTAGTAAAGAAGAAAAAAATACTTTCGGATAAAAGCGGGGATTGGGACCGGAAGGAAAAAAGCTTCCGCCAATATCTTTCCGATTGTATTGCAAATGGCTGGATTGATTTAGGCCAGGTGGAATCCTCTGAAAAATATATGACACTTGAAAACAGCAGACACCTGACGGAAGAAATGATCCTGGACAGTTTAAAGAAAGATTCCGGTTTTGATTTACTGATATTTCAGGCAATGTTAACAGAAGGTACTTTAACTGGGGAGGATGTGGAAAAACTTCTTTATGAACAGGGAATCCTATCAAAAGAGGATCCGGATTATGCCCTTCTTACCAATGAGCAGCTGAATGCCTGGCAGTTTATACGTAAGAAAATAAAAAATCTGGAGATCACCCCCGCCCAGCTGGCGTTAAACCCCTGTTCCGGATCGGCTGTAGTGGTTAGCCCCAAGGACGGACAGGTGCTCGCCTGCGTAAGCTACCCGGGCTATGATAACAACCGGCTGGCAAATCAGATGGACACGGAATACTATCAGAGGCTTGCAGCAGATTTATCCCTGCCCCTGTTTAACCGGGCTACCAGCCAGCTGACGGCTCCTGGTTCCACCTTTAAACCGATAACGGTAATTGCAGGATTGAATGAAGGGGCCATCAGTACAGATACCAGTATCGTATGCACCGGCGTATTTGATAAGATAGAGCCTCCTCTGCGCTGCTGGAAACGGTCAGGACACGGTCCGATTCTCTCCAGTGCCGATGCCCTTAAAAATTCCTGTAATGTTTATCTGTCCGAAATCACATACCGGCTGGGGACCGGAGAGGACGGGTTGTTTTCGGAAGAGAAAGGACTCAATAAGCTTCGTGAATATGCCGGCTTGCTTGACCTGGATAAAAAGACAGGCATTGAAATCGGGGAAGCGGAACCTCATGTTACGGATCGGTTTGCCATACCTTCATCCATCGGACAGGGAACCCATAACTATACGACGACGCAGATTGCGCGTTATACCTCAACACTTGCTAACCATGGGAATAGCTATGACCTTTCCCTGATTTATAAAGTGACAGATTCAGATGGCAATACGATCCAGTCCTTTACGCCAGTGCTTCAGTCCAATGTTTCAATTCCAGACTACATATGGAATGACGTGGCAAAGGGCATGAATGAACTGGTAAAAACCAATGCAACCTTAAAAGACTTAAAAGTGAATGCAGCCGGAAAGACCGGAACGGCAGAGGAATCCAAAAGCCGGCCAAACCACGGACTTTTCATAGGATATGCCCCGTTTGAGGACCCGCAGATAGCCGTAACTGTGCGGGTCGCCAACGGCTACAGTTCCGGCAATGTGGTCGGGGTAGGAAAAGAGATTTTCAATTATTACTTTCATCTGGAAGATCCCGCTGATATCCTTACCGGGACTGCTTCCGGCGTTTCCAATAATCTGCGGACGGATTAA
- a CDS encoding penicillin-binding transpeptidase domain-containing protein, with protein MRHRKRRFLFSTVCTLGILLTGLAGAALFFWIQEKIEASRKKPDELFLEYVECLSKADYTDMYGMLDDQSHLNISEEDFITRHKNIYEGIESSGIIAQIGQVVEKDGVAAVSYNMSLDSIAGEINFSNQVKFRKEKKKGYQMVWDDSVIFPELSRSDKVRVSTDKAKRGSVFDRNGLLLAGKGTASSVGLVPGKMSEDSAGDLETLGNLLGISADAIGKKLSAKWVKEDSFVPLKTIKKVDELNLNSMEPREDNVKNKEFQDELLAVPGVLITDTEVRYYPLGESGAHLVGYVQNVTAEDLEKHPGEDYLSDSVIGRNGMEALFEKELKGTNGRTITIADSGGTVKKTLAAKPRVDGKDITLTIDSKLQDEIYQAFKEDKSCTVAMNPFTGEVLALVSTPSYDDNDFILGMSEEKWASLNGDERKPMFNRFRQRFAPGSSFKPITGAIGLTTGAIDPDEDFGREGLSWRKDESWGNYYVTTLHDYSPAILENAFIYSDNIYFAKAALKIGYDDFMSGLDKLGFNQEIPFDISVTKSQYSNTERIETEVQLADSGYGQGQMLVNPIHLATLYTMFANHGNIIKPYLQYKAEPKPEVWLPGACSPEIADRIQTALGKVISSEHGTGHAAYRNDIELAGKTGTAEIKASKDDRTGTELGWFAVYTTDPNLETPILLVSMTEDVKDRGGSGYVVRKDKAILNSYIPGGQ; from the coding sequence ATGAGGCATAGAAAAAGGAGATTTTTATTCAGCACTGTTTGCACACTTGGTATATTGCTGACCGGTTTGGCAGGGGCGGCTCTGTTCTTTTGGATTCAGGAGAAAATCGAAGCGTCAAGGAAAAAGCCTGATGAGTTGTTTCTGGAATATGTGGAATGCCTTTCTAAGGCAGACTATACGGATATGTATGGGATGTTAGATGATCAGAGTCATCTTAATATCAGTGAAGAGGATTTTATTACCAGGCATAAAAATATCTACGAGGGGATTGAGTCTTCCGGAATAATCGCCCAGATCGGGCAGGTAGTGGAAAAAGACGGGGTAGCGGCGGTCAGCTACAATATGAGCCTTGACAGTATAGCAGGAGAAATAAACTTCAGCAATCAGGTAAAGTTCCGGAAGGAAAAGAAAAAAGGCTATCAGATGGTGTGGGACGACAGTGTGATCTTTCCGGAGCTGAGTCGTTCCGATAAGGTGAGAGTATCAACAGACAAGGCAAAGAGAGGAAGTGTTTTTGACAGGAACGGACTGCTTCTGGCAGGAAAAGGCACCGCTTCCTCCGTAGGTTTGGTACCCGGAAAAATGAGTGAGGATTCTGCCGGAGATCTGGAGACCCTTGGGAACCTTCTTGGGATATCTGCGGATGCAATCGGGAAGAAACTGTCGGCCAAGTGGGTGAAAGAAGATTCTTTTGTACCTTTAAAAACTATTAAAAAAGTGGATGAGTTAAATTTGAATTCCATGGAGCCCCGGGAGGACAATGTTAAAAATAAGGAATTCCAGGATGAACTTCTTGCAGTTCCGGGAGTCCTGATCACAGACACGGAAGTACGCTATTACCCATTGGGAGAGAGTGGAGCCCATCTGGTGGGATATGTTCAGAATGTGACGGCAGAGGATCTTGAAAAACATCCGGGTGAGGATTATCTATCGGACAGCGTGATCGGAAGAAACGGAATGGAGGCCTTGTTTGAGAAGGAACTGAAAGGGACCAATGGACGGACAATTACTATTGCTGATTCCGGCGGGACCGTTAAGAAAACCCTGGCTGCAAAGCCGAGAGTAGATGGAAAGGATATCACCCTGACCATTGACAGTAAACTTCAGGATGAGATTTATCAAGCATTCAAAGAGGATAAGAGCTGTACGGTCGCCATGAATCCTTTTACCGGCGAAGTGCTGGCCCTTGTCAGCACGCCATCCTACGATGACAATGATTTTATCCTTGGAATGTCCGAAGAAAAATGGGCTTCTTTAAATGGTGACGAAAGAAAGCCCATGTTCAACCGGTTCCGTCAGAGATTTGCTCCGGGATCTTCCTTTAAACCCATAACCGGTGCCATCGGGCTTACCACCGGAGCGATTGATCCTGACGAGGATTTTGGTAGAGAAGGGTTAAGCTGGAGAAAGGATGAAAGCTGGGGGAATTACTATGTCACCACCCTTCATGATTACAGCCCAGCGATACTGGAGAATGCATTTATTTATTCGGATAACATTTATTTTGCAAAGGCTGCATTAAAAATCGGCTATGATGATTTCATGTCCGGTTTGGATAAGCTGGGTTTTAATCAAGAGATTCCTTTTGATATTTCTGTAACAAAGTCTCAATACTCCAATACGGAACGGATCGAAACTGAGGTTCAGCTGGCTGACAGTGGATACGGACAGGGCCAGATGTTAGTGAATCCCATACACTTGGCGACGCTTTATACCATGTTTGCCAATCATGGAAACATCATAAAACCTTATCTTCAGTACAAAGCGGAGCCAAAGCCGGAAGTCTGGCTGCCGGGGGCATGTTCCCCGGAGATTGCAGACAGGATTCAGACTGCTCTCGGCAAGGTGATCAGTTCCGAACACGGGACCGGGCACGCGGCTTACCGAAATGATATTGAGCTTGCGGGAAAGACGGGAACGGCTGAGATCAAGGCATCAAAAGACGATAGAACGGGTACGGAGCTTGGCTGGTTTGCTGTCTATACTACAGATCCAAATCTTGAGACTCCTATTCTTCTTGTCAGTATGACGGAAGATGTGAAGGACCGGGGAGGGAGTGGATATGTGGTGAGAAAGGATAAAGCTATTTTAAATTCTTATATTCCAGGGGGGCAGTAA